The following proteins are co-located in the Dyadobacter chenwenxiniae genome:
- a CDS encoding glycoside hydrolase family 88 protein: MKKLLRNILFIALFCSAPNIMIHVRAQEIPMSRQMADAFMARHKDSILVGKNTATKWDYEQGLMLKAIEKVWYRTGEGKYFEYIRKDLDQYVRPDGSIRTYKFDDFNIDNIPPGRALLTLYQQTQPDKEKYKKAADLLWKQLEEQPRTKEGGYWHKKRYPYQMWLDGLFMGEPFAAEYCLLFNHPEHFDDIAKQFALIEKYAVDEKTGLIYHAYDESREQKWADKTTGRSPNFWARAIGWYAIALVDVLDYFPKDHPKRIELIQYLKRLAPVLAKYQDQQSGLWYQVIDQGNRKGNYLEASASCMFIYALAKASRMGYIDQSFAANAKRGYAGALKQFVEKEKDGLLSLNKTVSVGGLGGTPYRDGTYEYYLSEPIRKNDLKGIGPFIFASIEIEIAAENAVGKGKTVGLDYHFNQEFKKLPDGKNEPFHYTWEDRLHSGFWLWGQIFRELGAQTVAVSGAPTSEKLKGIDVYIIVDPDTKKESPNPNFIQPNDMNEIENWVKNGGVLVMMANDTANCEIMHFNELAKKFGIQFTSKNRNMVQETQFEQGKLMIPADNKGIFKTASKIYIKELSPLLLSAPAKSALTDQGDVILGISKYGKGTVFAVGDPWLYNEYLDGRRIDTSFENFEAGKDLADWLLKQVVKK; the protein is encoded by the coding sequence ATGAAAAAACTGCTACGCAACATTTTGTTTATTGCACTATTCTGCTCTGCCCCTAATATCATGATCCATGTCAGGGCACAGGAAATTCCCATGTCCCGACAAATGGCGGATGCGTTCATGGCACGTCACAAAGATTCTATATTAGTTGGAAAAAATACGGCAACCAAATGGGACTATGAGCAAGGATTAATGCTCAAAGCCATTGAAAAGGTTTGGTACAGAACAGGAGAAGGCAAATATTTTGAATACATCAGAAAAGATCTGGATCAATATGTCAGACCGGACGGCAGCATCAGAACTTATAAGTTTGACGACTTCAACATTGACAATATTCCGCCGGGAAGAGCATTACTTACACTTTATCAACAAACACAACCGGACAAAGAAAAATACAAAAAGGCGGCTGATTTGCTCTGGAAGCAATTGGAAGAACAACCCCGCACAAAGGAAGGCGGATATTGGCATAAGAAACGATACCCTTATCAAATGTGGCTGGACGGCCTTTTTATGGGCGAGCCTTTTGCCGCGGAATACTGCCTGCTCTTCAATCATCCCGAGCATTTCGACGACATTGCAAAGCAATTCGCATTAATAGAAAAGTACGCGGTTGATGAAAAAACAGGCCTGATTTACCATGCGTATGATGAGAGCCGTGAGCAGAAATGGGCGGATAAAACAACGGGTCGATCACCTAATTTCTGGGCGCGGGCCATTGGCTGGTATGCCATTGCGTTGGTGGATGTTCTGGATTATTTCCCCAAAGACCACCCCAAACGAATTGAACTAATCCAATATCTGAAAAGGCTTGCGCCTGTACTGGCAAAATATCAGGATCAGCAATCCGGACTTTGGTATCAGGTTATTGATCAGGGTAATAGGAAAGGAAATTACCTTGAAGCTTCGGCGTCATGCATGTTCATCTATGCATTGGCGAAGGCTTCCAGGATGGGTTATATAGATCAGTCATTTGCAGCCAATGCGAAGCGTGGCTATGCAGGAGCATTGAAGCAATTTGTTGAGAAAGAAAAAGATGGATTGCTTAGTCTGAACAAAACAGTAAGTGTAGGCGGACTCGGCGGCACGCCCTACCGCGACGGAACCTACGAATATTATCTGAGCGAACCCATCCGGAAAAACGACTTGAAAGGCATCGGGCCATTCATTTTTGCCAGCATTGAAATAGAAATTGCAGCTGAAAATGCAGTGGGCAAAGGCAAAACGGTTGGCTTGGACTATCACTTTAATCAAGAATTCAAAAAACTGCCCGACGGGAAAAATGAACCATTTCACTACACCTGGGAGGACCGGTTGCACTCAGGATTTTGGCTATGGGGCCAAATATTCAGAGAGTTAGGTGCCCAAACAGTCGCCGTTTCGGGCGCGCCGACTTCGGAAAAACTAAAAGGGATCGACGTTTACATTATCGTAGACCCGGACACAAAAAAGGAGTCGCCCAACCCTAATTTCATTCAACCAAACGACATGAATGAGATCGAAAATTGGGTAAAGAATGGCGGCGTGCTGGTCATGATGGCGAATGACACTGCCAATTGTGAGATCATGCATTTCAATGAGTTGGCTAAGAAATTTGGCATACAATTCACCAGCAAGAATAGAAATATGGTTCAGGAAACGCAGTTTGAACAAGGTAAATTGATGATTCCGGCGGATAACAAAGGCATTTTCAAAACAGCCAGCAAAATTTACATTAAAGAACTTTCTCCCCTCCTGCTCTCTGCACCAGCCAAGTCAGCCCTGACGGATCAGGGGGACGTGATTTTGGGAATTTCCAAATACGGCAAAGGGACCGTTTTTGCCGTGGGTGATCCGTGGCTTTACAATGAATATCTCGACGGACGTAGGATTGATACGAGCTTTGAGAACTTTGAAGCAGGAAAAGATCTGGCCGATTGGTTACTAAAACAGGTTGTTAAAAAATAA
- a CDS encoding cupin domain-containing protein, whose translation MSDIKGREFIDDADIPWEELGGGLKRKIMAYDDNLMMVKVAFEKGGVGALHSHFHTQMSYVESGKFEITIGPKTGILSGGDAYYIPPDVVHGALCLEAGMLVDIFNPMRADFIKT comes from the coding sequence ATGAGCGATATAAAAGGAAGGGAATTTATTGACGACGCGGACATTCCGTGGGAAGAACTGGGCGGCGGTTTGAAGCGGAAAATCATGGCTTATGATGACAATCTGATGATGGTTAAAGTGGCTTTCGAAAAAGGCGGCGTTGGCGCGTTGCACAGCCATTTCCATACACAGATGAGTTACGTGGAAAGCGGCAAATTTGAAATAACGATTGGCCCGAAAACCGGCATACTGAGCGGTGGAGACGCCTATTACATTCCGCCGGATGTGGTTCACGGCGCATTATGCCTGGAAGCGGGGATGCTGGTTGATATTTTCAATCCGATGCGTGCCGATTTTATAAAAACCTAG
- the kduI gene encoding 5-dehydro-4-deoxy-D-glucuronate isomerase, whose translation MQIRFESSRKEVSQMDTATLRENFLIENIFQTDQINFVYTHYDRVMIGGAIPAATALTLETYGSLKAEYFLERREIGIINIGGKGQVKADGQTFEISKLGCVYLGKGTKEVVFSSENEADPAVFYLLSSPAHQSFPATLFTKEDAAPAIMGSMETSNHRTIYKYIHAGGIQSAQLVMGLTVLQPGSVWNTMPAHVHDRRMEAYCYFDVPANQRILHLMGEPTETRHLWLADRQAIISPPWSIHSGCGTASYSFIWGMAGENRDYTDMDAVAITDLR comes from the coding sequence ATGCAAATCAGATTTGAAAGTAGCCGAAAAGAAGTTTCTCAAATGGATACGGCGACTTTGCGCGAGAACTTTTTAATTGAAAATATTTTCCAAACCGATCAGATCAACTTCGTTTACACGCATTATGACCGCGTTATGATCGGAGGTGCCATCCCGGCTGCCACGGCGCTCACATTGGAGACTTATGGCTCATTGAAAGCCGAATATTTCCTGGAAAGAAGGGAAATCGGGATCATTAACATTGGCGGGAAAGGCCAGGTGAAGGCTGATGGCCAAACATTTGAAATCAGTAAGCTGGGTTGTGTTTATTTGGGAAAAGGGACGAAGGAAGTTGTTTTTTCAAGCGAAAATGAGGCCGATCCTGCGGTTTTTTATCTCCTATCCTCGCCTGCGCACCAGTCATTTCCTGCTACACTTTTCACAAAGGAAGACGCCGCGCCTGCGATCATGGGCAGCATGGAAACTTCTAATCACAGGACCATTTACAAATACATTCATGCAGGCGGCATCCAAAGTGCGCAACTCGTGATGGGGCTCACCGTTTTGCAGCCCGGAAGCGTTTGGAACACCATGCCAGCGCACGTCCACGACCGGCGCATGGAAGCCTATTGTTATTTCGATGTGCCTGCTAACCAGCGCATTCTGCATTTGATGGGCGAACCAACCGAAACCCGCCACTTATGGCTGGCCGACCGTCAGGCGATCATTTCCCCGCCCTGGTCAATCCACTCAGGCTGTGGCACTGCAAGCTATTCTTTTATCTGGGGAATGGCCGGCGAAAACAGGGATTACACAGATATGGACGCAGTGGCGATAACTGATTTGAGATAA
- a CDS encoding tagaturonate reductase codes for MSRLFRENLGQLRNQPGLAVPDDSIFQLPEKVLQFGTGAFLRGLADYFIDKANRQGVFNGRIVVVKSTDEGDLKAFERQDNLYTICLRGSQNGVVEEENIISSAISRVLSAKTQWSLVLDLAKNPAISIVISNTTEIGIQLVQDDIYQWPPVSFPGKLLAFLYARYVAFGGNPEYGVVIIPTELITDNGKKLESIVLELAHRNGLEAAFIDWLENHNSFCNSLVDRIVPGRPDEHVSKQLAAELGYQDDLLIMAEHYHLWAIEGDASIRKKLPFHKVDEGLVIEPDIELYRELKLRLLNGAHTLGSGLAHLCGFKTVDEAMDNILFATYLANLMESEIAPAIPYPVAEARALQFCRSVLERFHNPHLRHKWLNISQNYSAKMLSRVMPVFMKYEKTRDTFPEHIIFGFAAYIFYMKPVRKDGDNYYGFANGSYYLIQDQKASYFHQKWQIAKLEDMVTAILKDQSIWQKDLSKSEVIRKNIVSHLESLKQLGALDTLKLFLEKTEYA; via the coding sequence ATGAGCCGCCTTTTTCGCGAAAATCTTGGCCAGCTAAGAAATCAGCCAGGGCTTGCCGTCCCCGATGATTCTATTTTTCAACTGCCTGAAAAAGTGCTTCAATTTGGAACAGGCGCATTTTTACGGGGTCTCGCCGATTATTTTATCGATAAAGCCAACAGGCAGGGCGTTTTCAACGGCCGCATTGTGGTTGTAAAGTCTACGGATGAAGGTGACTTGAAGGCATTCGAGCGGCAGGACAATCTGTATACGATTTGTTTGCGCGGCAGCCAAAATGGTGTCGTAGAAGAGGAAAACATCATTTCTTCGGCCATTAGCAGGGTTTTGTCTGCTAAAACGCAATGGTCGCTTGTGCTGGACCTTGCTAAGAACCCTGCGATCAGCATTGTGATTTCCAACACCACGGAAATTGGCATTCAGCTTGTTCAGGATGATATTTACCAATGGCCGCCCGTTTCGTTTCCGGGAAAGTTACTGGCGTTTTTATATGCCCGTTACGTGGCTTTTGGCGGAAACCCGGAATACGGCGTGGTGATTATTCCCACAGAACTTATCACGGATAATGGTAAAAAACTTGAATCCATTGTGCTGGAACTCGCGCATAGGAACGGGCTGGAAGCAGCATTTATAGACTGGCTGGAAAACCATAATTCATTTTGCAATTCATTGGTAGACAGGATTGTGCCGGGCAGGCCGGATGAGCATGTGAGCAAACAGCTGGCAGCAGAGCTGGGTTATCAGGACGACTTGCTGATCATGGCCGAACATTATCACTTGTGGGCAATTGAAGGTGACGCGAGCATTCGAAAAAAGCTGCCTTTCCACAAAGTAGACGAGGGCTTGGTCATCGAACCGGACATTGAATTATATCGCGAACTAAAATTGAGATTGCTGAACGGCGCACATACGCTCGGAAGCGGCTTGGCGCATTTGTGTGGGTTCAAAACCGTGGACGAAGCGATGGACAACATACTTTTTGCGACCTATCTTGCTAATCTGATGGAAAGCGAAATCGCACCGGCGATCCCTTATCCGGTTGCCGAAGCTCGTGCCTTGCAATTTTGTCGCAGTGTGCTGGAACGGTTTCATAATCCCCATTTAAGGCACAAATGGCTAAACATTTCGCAGAATTATTCGGCTAAGATGCTTTCCCGGGTGATGCCGGTCTTTATGAAATACGAAAAAACCCGTGACACATTTCCGGAACACATTATATTCGGCTTTGCGGCATATATCTTTTATATGAAGCCCGTCAGAAAAGATGGTGATAACTATTACGGGTTCGCAAATGGCTCCTATTATTTGATCCAGGATCAAAAAGCGTCCTACTTTCACCAGAAATGGCAGATCGCTAAGCTGGAAGATATGGTTACCGCGATTCTGAAAGATCAGTCGATCTGGCAAAAAGATCTTTCCAAATCGGAGGTGATCCGCAAAAACATCGTCTCTCATCTCGAATCCCTGAAACAACTGGGCGCACTGGACACATTGAAGTTATTCCTTGAAAAAACCGAGTACGCCTGA
- a CDS encoding LacI family DNA-binding transcriptional regulator: METITIKDIAKALGLSTSTVSRALRNSYEINPETKKLVMEYAERMNYRPNPIALSLRDSKSKSIGVIIPEIANHFFSQLINGIESIAYNLGYHVVIFQSHESYEREVANTNYLVSRKVDGLLISLSSLTTNLFHFQDLIERGLPIVFLDRVPNGIETHKVVVDNFAGSYEATEHLIKSGRKRIAHLTSPIYLSITTERLAGYKQALEDYGLPFDESYVKYCYHGGKVASENEQAVQEMLEMPEPPDAIFTASDRLTTGCMSVLQNNHISIPEQIAIVGFTNISVAELLNPPLTAVVQPAMEMGQQAVELLIRLIEHPQKTDVFETRSLKTSLIIRESSVGKAKSL, translated from the coding sequence TTGGAGACTATCACAATAAAGGACATTGCCAAAGCGCTGGGACTTTCGACTTCGACCGTCTCTCGGGCTTTGCGCAATAGCTATGAAATAAACCCGGAAACCAAGAAATTGGTAATGGAATATGCCGAGCGGATGAATTATCGTCCCAATCCTATCGCGCTGAGTTTGCGGGATAGCAAAAGCAAGTCCATCGGTGTCATTATTCCCGAAATCGCCAATCATTTCTTCTCGCAGCTCATCAATGGCATTGAATCCATAGCCTATAACCTGGGTTATCACGTGGTTATTTTTCAGAGCCATGAGTCTTATGAGCGGGAAGTTGCCAATACAAATTACCTTGTTTCCCGCAAAGTGGATGGCCTTTTGATTTCTCTATCCAGCCTGACAACCAACTTGTTTCATTTTCAGGATCTGATAGAAAGGGGCCTGCCTATTGTTTTTCTGGATCGCGTTCCGAATGGAATTGAAACGCACAAAGTGGTTGTTGACAATTTTGCCGGAAGCTACGAAGCAACAGAACATTTGATCAAATCCGGCAGAAAACGCATTGCACACCTGACAAGTCCTATTTACTTATCCATAACAACCGAACGCTTAGCGGGATATAAGCAGGCTTTGGAAGATTACGGTCTTCCTTTTGACGAATCTTATGTCAAATATTGTTATCACGGAGGCAAAGTAGCCAGTGAAAATGAGCAGGCAGTGCAGGAAATGCTTGAAATGCCCGAACCGCCAGATGCAATTTTTACAGCCAGCGACCGTCTTACAACGGGTTGTATGTCTGTTTTGCAAAATAATCATATCAGTATTCCGGAACAGATTGCGATTGTTGGTTTTACCAATATCAGTGTTGCAGAATTGCTGAATCCGCCATTAACTGCCGTTGTGCAACCCGCCATGGAAATGGGACAGCAGGCCGTAGAGCTGTTGATCAGGCTCATTGAGCATCCGCAGAAGACGGACGTTTTTGAAACCAGATCATTAAAAACGTCGCTGATCATCCGCGAATCGTCCGTAGGAAAAGCCAAATCATTATAA
- a CDS encoding NUDIX hydrolase yields the protein MISLAIDGALFNYRVAGVAIVDGKVLLHKTPSDKFWSLPGGRASLFEFSKDTLIREMQEETGMDVEVGEMLWISENFFVYNDIKHHELGFYYQMEIPSLKDQNDFIGVEGDGELFFKWHSVAEISQIKLYPEFLAAELAQNPLRVKQFSSGFINLDQA from the coding sequence ATGATCAGCCTGGCCATTGATGGAGCATTGTTTAATTACCGTGTTGCGGGCGTTGCGATTGTGGATGGAAAAGTGCTTCTGCATAAAACGCCGTCTGATAAATTTTGGAGCCTGCCTGGTGGCCGCGCTTCCCTTTTTGAGTTTTCCAAGGACACATTGATCCGGGAAATGCAGGAAGAAACCGGAATGGATGTTGAAGTGGGCGAAATGCTGTGGATTTCGGAAAATTTCTTTGTTTACAATGACATCAAGCACCATGAGCTTGGATTTTATTATCAAATGGAAATCCCGTCTTTAAAGGATCAGAACGATTTTATCGGTGTGGAAGGTGATGGTGAATTGTTTTTTAAATGGCATTCCGTTGCTGAAATTTCACAAATTAAGCTCTATCCCGAGTTTCTTGCGGCGGAATTGGCACAAAATCCGCTTCGTGTGAAACAATTTAGTTCCGGTTTTATTAATCTGGATCAAGCGTGA
- a CDS encoding nuclear transport factor 2 family protein, translating into MKKTLLVAVFLLGHIISFAQGNDEKAVAEAVERIRVAIIGAKEADLMKLTSPKLTYGHSNGLLEDQKEFIRALVSEESKFTKIELSEQTITVSGDVALVRHKLMGDTHNKGKEPAAVRLGVLMVLQKISGQWVLIGRQAFKLV; encoded by the coding sequence ATGAAAAAAACATTATTAGTGGCCGTATTTCTTTTGGGGCATATTATTTCTTTTGCCCAAGGCAATGATGAAAAAGCAGTTGCAGAAGCTGTCGAAAGAATCCGCGTTGCTATTATAGGCGCCAAAGAAGCTGATTTAATGAAATTAACTTCCCCAAAACTGACATATGGACATTCCAATGGCCTGCTGGAAGATCAGAAAGAATTTATCCGCGCCCTGGTCAGCGAAGAATCCAAATTCACCAAAATCGAACTCTCCGAGCAGACCATAACCGTTTCGGGCGACGTGGCACTTGTCCGCCACAAGCTCATGGGCGACACACATAACAAAGGCAAAGAGCCCGCCGCAGTAAGACTAGGCGTATTGATGGTTTTGCAAAAAATAAGCGGCCAATGGGTTTTGATAGGTCGTCAGGCTTTTAAGCTGGTGTGA
- the kduD gene encoding 2-dehydro-3-deoxy-D-gluconate 5-dehydrogenase KduD, which translates to MSTINLFDLTGKTALVTGCNRGIGKAMAEALAEAGADIIGVSSSDIASASDLQASVTQTGRKFYPYQADLGNRESIYAFIKKVKAAHNRIDILINNAGIILRQPAAEHSDEYWDQVLNINLDAPYILSREFGRDMIARGYGKIIFTASLLTFQGGINVPGYTASKSAIGGLVKALSNEWAGKGVNVNAIAPGYINTDNTEALRNDPVRSKSILERIPAGRWGLPEDFKGPALFLASDASSYVNGAILTVDGGWMGR; encoded by the coding sequence ATGAGTACGATAAATTTATTTGACCTGACGGGCAAAACCGCATTGGTAACCGGTTGCAACCGGGGAATAGGAAAGGCAATGGCAGAGGCGCTCGCAGAAGCGGGAGCCGATATTATTGGCGTTTCTTCGTCTGACATTGCGTCGGCAAGCGACTTGCAAGCCTCCGTCACCCAAACCGGAAGAAAATTCTATCCTTACCAAGCCGATCTGGGCAACCGGGAAAGTATTTATGCCTTTATTAAAAAAGTAAAAGCAGCGCATAACCGCATCGATATTCTCATCAACAATGCAGGCATTATCCTGAGGCAACCAGCGGCGGAGCATTCAGACGAATATTGGGACCAGGTTTTGAACATTAACCTGGACGCGCCTTATATTTTGTCCAGGGAATTTGGCCGGGATATGATTGCACGTGGATATGGTAAAATCATCTTTACAGCATCATTACTCACATTCCAGGGCGGTATTAATGTGCCCGGCTATACGGCATCCAAAAGTGCGATTGGCGGACTTGTGAAGGCACTATCTAACGAATGGGCCGGGAAAGGTGTAAATGTGAACGCCATAGCGCCAGGTTATATCAATACAGACAATACGGAGGCTTTGAGAAATGACCCGGTGAGAAGCAAATCCATTCTAGAACGCATTCCCGCCGGAAGATGGGGCCTGCCGGAAGATTTCAAAGGACCTGCTCTATTTCTGGCGTCGGATGCTTCAAGTTATGTGAATGGAGCCATTTTAACAGTGGATGGCGGCTGGATGGGCCGATAA
- a CDS encoding MFS transporter, with protein sequence MENQMTKYRWRIVALLFCATTINYLDRQVLGLLKPTLEADFGWSEQDFSHIVMAFQTAYAVSLIGFGAIIDKIGTKLGYTISVVVWSIAAMLHAVATGTFSFGLMRALLGLGEAGNFPVAIKATAEWFPKRERALATGIFNSGANIGAVVAPIMVPWILGSYGWQEAFLITGAIGFIWLFFWFRYYEVPAKQQRINQAEFDYIHSDNEPDTSKEAPVKWLDLFKVRQTWAFVFGKMLTDPIWWFFLYWLPSYFAEAFKLDLSKPSAELVIVYTATTIGSIGGGYLSGYFIKKGWPIFRARKTSMLIFAFLVTPIMLAQYTTNIWQAVILISLAAAAHQAWSANIFTTASDMFPKKAVSSVVGIGGMAGSVGGILFPLMVGIILDNYKAAGNIGGGYNLIFIICGFAYLLAWGVMHLFAPKMERVDI encoded by the coding sequence ATGGAAAACCAAATGACCAAATACCGCTGGCGGATTGTGGCCCTGCTTTTTTGCGCAACTACAATCAACTATCTGGACCGGCAGGTTCTGGGTTTGTTAAAACCTACACTGGAAGCGGATTTTGGCTGGTCCGAGCAGGATTTCAGTCACATTGTTATGGCTTTTCAAACGGCTTATGCTGTATCGCTCATCGGTTTCGGAGCCATTATTGATAAAATTGGCACCAAACTTGGTTATACCATTTCTGTTGTGGTTTGGAGCATTGCGGCCATGTTGCATGCGGTGGCTACGGGCACATTTAGTTTCGGATTGATGCGTGCATTACTCGGGCTCGGGGAAGCTGGAAACTTCCCTGTGGCTATTAAGGCAACAGCAGAATGGTTTCCAAAGCGCGAACGAGCGCTGGCAACGGGCATCTTTAACTCCGGTGCAAACATTGGCGCAGTCGTCGCCCCAATCATGGTTCCCTGGATTTTGGGCTCCTATGGTTGGCAGGAAGCGTTTCTGATCACCGGCGCAATTGGTTTTATATGGCTGTTTTTCTGGTTCCGCTACTATGAGGTTCCCGCTAAGCAACAGCGCATCAATCAGGCAGAGTTTGATTACATTCACAGTGACAATGAGCCTGATACGAGTAAGGAAGCGCCCGTTAAGTGGCTGGATCTTTTTAAAGTAAGACAAACCTGGGCATTTGTATTTGGTAAAATGCTTACCGACCCGATCTGGTGGTTTTTCCTTTACTGGCTTCCTTCCTACTTTGCCGAAGCATTCAAACTCGATTTGTCTAAACCAAGCGCTGAACTCGTAATCGTTTACACCGCCACGACAATTGGCAGCATTGGCGGCGGTTATCTTTCTGGTTATTTCATCAAAAAAGGCTGGCCGATTTTCAGGGCACGCAAGACATCCATGCTCATTTTCGCATTTCTTGTAACGCCCATTATGCTTGCTCAATACACAACCAACATCTGGCAAGCCGTGATCCTGATCAGCCTGGCGGCGGCGGCGCATCAGGCGTGGAGCGCGAATATTTTCACTACGGCGTCGGACATGTTTCCGAAGAAGGCAGTAAGCTCGGTCGTAGGCATCGGCGGGATGGCGGGATCAGTAGGAGGCATCCTTTTTCCGCTTATGGTAGGGATAATTTTGGATAACTATAAGGCGGCGGGCAACATCGGCGGCGGTTATAACCTCATTTTTATCATATGCGGCTTTGCTTATCTGCTCGCCTGGGGTGTCATGCATTTGTTTGCACCAAAAATGGAAAGGGTTGATATTTAA